One Simonsiella muelleri ATCC 29453 DNA window includes the following coding sequences:
- a CDS encoding ADP-ribosylglycohydrolase family protein has product MLGVTIGDIVGSRFEFANNRNTKFDLFDKSSDFTDDTVCSVAVAEWVLSGCGDDLVEIMRMWGNRYPNPVGAYGFRFGCWLDDDNPEPYGSWGNGSAMRVSAVGWAFRTLEETLEYAKKSAEITHNHPEGIKGAQAVAAAIFWARMGKDKAFIREQITEQFGYDLNMTCDEIRPHYQFDESCQGTVPQAIVAFLESVDFEHAIRLAVSLGGDSDTMAAITGSVAEAFYGIPQDLREQALAILPRDMAELLLRFELSFQAA; this is encoded by the coding sequence ATGTTAGGCGTAACGATTGGTGATATTGTAGGTTCACGATTTGAATTTGCGAATAATCGGAATACGAAATTTGATTTATTTGATAAATCAAGTGATTTTACAGATGACACGGTGTGTAGCGTGGCGGTAGCAGAGTGGGTATTGAGTGGTTGTGGTGATGATTTGGTGGAAATCATGCGGATGTGGGGGAATCGTTATCCCAATCCAGTCGGTGCGTATGGCTTTCGCTTTGGTTGTTGGTTAGATGACGATAATCCAGAGCCATATGGTAGTTGGGGTAATGGCTCGGCAATGCGCGTGTCGGCAGTGGGTTGGGCTTTTCGCACGCTAGAAGAGACGTTGGAATATGCAAAAAAATCTGCTGAAATTACCCACAATCACCCTGAAGGCATCAAGGGGGCACAAGCGGTTGCTGCTGCTATTTTTTGGGCGCGAATGGGTAAAGATAAAGCCTTTATTCGCGAGCAAATTACCGAGCAATTTGGTTATGATTTGAATATGACTTGTGATGAAATTCGTCCCCATTATCAATTTGATGAAAGTTGCCAAGGCACTGTACCACAAGCAATAGTGGCGTTTTTGGAGAGCGTCGATTTTGAACATGCAATTCGTTTAGCGGTGTCGTTGGGGGGCGATTCGGACACAATGGCCGCAATTACGGGGTCAGTCGCAGAAGCATTTTACGGTATTCCACAAGATCTACGTGAACAGGCATTGGCGATTTTACCGCGTGATATGGCGGAATTATTATTGCGCTTTGAATTGAGCTTTCAGGCTGCCTGA
- the ribBA gene encoding bifunctional 3,4-dihydroxy-2-butanone-4-phosphate synthase/GTP cyclohydrolase II — MSIFPIPEILADIKAGKMVIITDAEDRENEGDIVMAAQFVTPEAINFMIKYARGLVCLPMEDKLIDRLGLPMMTQKNGAQYGTNFTVSIEAAQGISTGISAADRAHTIQTAVSQNVQPEDIVQPGHIFPLRAQKGGVLVRAGHTEAAVDLAKMAGLSGAGVICEVLKDDGTMARMPDLVAFAEEHGLKIGTIADLIEYRSRNESLLEEMGDTTVHTPWGEFQQHVYVDKLNGDTHLALVKGQPENASETLVRVHEPFSAMDFIQFDPNHSWDLPAALMRIQAAEAGVIILLHRTEDGSALLERTLPKNSFQIKKWDRKTYGIGAQILAGLKVSKMRVLGKPSSMNGLTGFGLEVVGFEEQAA; from the coding sequence ATGTCCATCTTTCCTATCCCCGAAATTTTAGCCGACATCAAAGCTGGCAAAATGGTCATCATTACCGATGCTGAAGACCGCGAAAATGAAGGCGATATTGTTATGGCTGCACAATTTGTTACACCTGAAGCCATTAATTTTATGATTAAATATGCGCGTGGCTTGGTGTGTTTGCCAATGGAAGATAAATTAATTGACCGCTTAGGTTTACCCATGATGACTCAAAAAAATGGCGCACAATATGGTACTAATTTTACCGTTTCCATTGAAGCTGCACAGGGCATCAGTACGGGCATCTCTGCCGCCGACCGCGCTCACACCATTCAAACCGCCGTTTCTCAAAATGTCCAACCTGAAGATATTGTGCAACCTGGACACATTTTCCCACTTCGCGCCCAAAAGGGTGGCGTATTGGTACGTGCAGGACACACCGAAGCTGCTGTGGATTTAGCAAAAATGGCTGGATTATCAGGTGCGGGCGTGATTTGTGAAGTGCTCAAAGACGATGGCACAATGGCGCGTATGCCCGATTTGGTGGCATTCGCCGAAGAACACGGTTTAAAAATTGGCACAATCGCTGATTTGATTGAATACCGTAGCCGCAATGAAAGTTTGCTGGAAGAAATGGGCGATACCACTGTTCATACGCCTTGGGGTGAGTTTCAACAGCATGTTTATGTTGATAAATTAAATGGTGATACGCATTTGGCGTTGGTTAAAGGGCAGCCTGAAAATGCCAGTGAAACGCTGGTACGCGTTCACGAACCATTTAGCGCGATGGATTTTATTCAATTTGACCCGAATCATTCTTGGGATTTGCCAGCTGCGTTGATGCGGATTCAGGCGGCGGAAGCAGGTGTGATTATTTTGTTGCACCGCACTGAGGATGGCAGCGCGTTGTTGGAGCGCACGTTGCCCAAAAACAGTTTCCAAATCAAAAAATGGGACAGGAAAACTTATGGCATTGGCGCACAAATTTTAGCAGGCTTAAAAGTCAGCAAAATGCGTGTATTGGGTAAACCATCCAGTATGAATGGTTTGACGGGTTTTGGTTTGGAAGTGGTGGGTTTTGAGGAACAGGCTGCCTGA
- the dcd gene encoding dCTP deaminase translates to MSIKSDKWIRQMVERYSMIEPFEPNQVKEVNGQKIISYGTSSYGYDIRCAHEFKIFTNINSTIVDPKNFDPKNFVTVEDDCCIIPPNSFALARTVEYFRIPRNVLTVCLGKSTYARCGIIVNVTPFEPEWEGYVTLEFSNTTPLPAKIYAGEGVAQVLFFESDEVCETSYKDRNGKYMGQTGVTLPKA, encoded by the coding sequence ATGAGTATTAAATCCGACAAGTGGATTCGCCAAATGGTAGAGCGGTACAGCATGATTGAACCATTTGAGCCGAATCAAGTCAAAGAAGTCAATGGGCAAAAAATCATTTCGTATGGCACATCAAGCTACGGCTACGATATTCGTTGCGCCCATGAATTCAAAATTTTTACCAACATAAACAGCACCATTGTTGACCCGAAAAATTTTGACCCCAAAAATTTTGTAACAGTGGAAGATGATTGTTGCATTATTCCGCCTAATTCGTTTGCTTTGGCGCGGACGGTGGAATATTTTCGCATTCCGCGCAATGTGTTAACGGTGTGCTTAGGGAAATCTACTTACGCGCGTTGTGGCATCATTGTGAACGTAACCCCATTTGAACCAGAATGGGAAGGGTATGTTACGTTGGAATTTTCCAACACTACACCGCTGCCTGCCAAAATTTATGCGGGCGAAGGCGTGGCGCAGGTTTTATTCTTTGAAAGTGATGAAGTTTGCGAAACATCATACAAAGATCGCAACGGCAAATACATGGGACAAACGGGCGTTACTTTGCCAAAAGCATGA